From the Desulfohalovibrio reitneri genome, one window contains:
- a CDS encoding hydrogenase iron-sulfur subunit, with translation MPWTPNIVGFACQWCTYAGADLAGNLRCKYPPTIKLIKVPCSGTVEPEFILEALRRGADGVLVGGCHFGDCHYKEGNYKTSRRMMLLKKLIEDEGFDSRRFRLEWISGAEGMKFAEVVTEFTDQLTELGPNPVKEAVKA, from the coding sequence ATGCCGTGGACTCCCAACATCGTCGGATTCGCTTGCCAGTGGTGCACCTACGCCGGGGCGGACCTGGCCGGGAACCTGCGCTGCAAGTATCCCCCGACCATCAAGCTCATCAAGGTTCCCTGCTCCGGCACCGTGGAGCCCGAGTTCATCCTGGAAGCCCTGCGCCGCGGCGCGGACGGCGTCCTGGTGGGCGGCTGCCACTTCGGCGACTGCCACTACAAGGAAGGCAACTACAAGACCTCGCGCCGCATGATGCTGCTCAAGAAGCTCATCGAGGACGAGGGCTTCGATTCCCGCCGTTTCCGGCTGGAGTGGATCTCCGGCGCAGAGGGCATGAAGTTCGCCGAGGTGGTCACGGAATTCACCGACCAGCTCACCGAACTCGGCCCCAACCCGGTCAAGGAAGCCGTCAAGGCCTAG
- a CDS encoding CoB--CoM heterodisulfide reductase iron-sulfur subunit A family protein: MAKVGVYVCHCGSNIAGVIDVEAVRAFAETLPDVVVSRKDLFMCSDSGQELIKQDIKDGVVDRVVVAACTPRTHEPIFRGVCESAGLNKYLFEMANIRDQSSWVHPQDPSGATEKAKMVVSSAVGKAARLKPLEDKFVDVTQKAMVVGGGVGGIFSALELANMGYKTYLVEKDPSIGGVMAQLDKTFPTNDCSACILTPVMVEAGSHPNIELMTYSEIDDVEGFIGNYNVKVRRKQTYIDWKKCTGCGACVDVCPGKAPDKFDAGLSKRSAAYIHFPQAVPKKAVVDMDSCLNCAGRKIGSEPKTSKKTGEPMYAPCEKACPADAVDRSINYNPEGEIVEVDVGTIVVATGYKVMEKDCFKELAPQHSNVMTALQLERLISATGPTGGKLLKPSNNEKPKTINFVSCVGSRDVNHHTYCSRVCCMYMIKQARLLKEKYPDLDIYMHFIDVRTAGKDYDEYYTGARRMGINFLKGKVGSIQTLDDDKMRVVAYDMEHGENVEIESDMVILATAIEQTESAKGLAQKLGLQFDGSGFFKEMHPKLGPVETATQGIYLAGCCQGPKDIPDTVSQAKGAAAAAAVPLAQGKVKIEPIISEVHAEKCSGCGICVPLCPYSAISMKTFADRPRAEIDITQCKGCGVCTATCPSAAIVLHGYEEEQIMAQIAALTS, from the coding sequence ATGGCGAAAGTGGGTGTGTACGTCTGTCATTGCGGCTCGAACATCGCCGGTGTGATCGATGTCGAGGCCGTACGGGCGTTCGCCGAGACGCTGCCTGACGTGGTCGTTTCACGAAAAGACCTCTTCATGTGCTCGGACTCGGGACAGGAACTCATCAAGCAGGACATCAAGGACGGCGTGGTGGACCGCGTCGTGGTCGCGGCCTGCACGCCGCGCACGCACGAGCCCATTTTCCGGGGCGTCTGTGAGTCCGCAGGCCTGAACAAGTATCTCTTTGAGATGGCCAACATCCGCGACCAGTCCAGCTGGGTCCATCCGCAGGACCCCTCCGGGGCCACGGAGAAGGCCAAGATGGTCGTGTCCTCGGCCGTGGGCAAGGCAGCCCGGCTCAAGCCCCTCGAGGACAAGTTCGTGGACGTCACCCAGAAGGCCATGGTGGTCGGCGGCGGCGTGGGCGGCATCTTCTCCGCCCTGGAGCTGGCCAACATGGGCTACAAGACCTACCTCGTGGAGAAGGACCCCAGCATCGGCGGCGTGATGGCCCAGCTGGACAAGACCTTCCCCACCAACGACTGCTCCGCCTGCATCCTGACCCCGGTCATGGTCGAGGCGGGAAGCCACCCCAACATCGAGCTCATGACCTACTCCGAGATCGATGACGTGGAGGGCTTCATCGGCAACTACAACGTCAAGGTCCGCCGCAAGCAGACCTACATCGACTGGAAGAAGTGCACCGGCTGCGGCGCCTGCGTGGACGTCTGCCCGGGCAAGGCCCCGGACAAGTTTGACGCCGGGCTCTCCAAGCGGTCCGCCGCCTACATCCACTTCCCCCAGGCCGTGCCCAAGAAGGCCGTGGTGGACATGGACTCCTGCCTCAACTGCGCCGGGCGCAAAATCGGCAGCGAGCCCAAAACCTCCAAAAAGACCGGCGAGCCCATGTACGCCCCGTGCGAGAAGGCCTGCCCCGCAGATGCCGTTGACCGCTCCATCAACTACAATCCCGAAGGGGAGATCGTTGAGGTGGACGTGGGCACCATCGTCGTGGCCACCGGCTACAAGGTCATGGAGAAAGACTGCTTCAAGGAGCTGGCTCCCCAGCACTCCAACGTCATGACCGCCCTGCAGTTGGAGCGGCTCATCTCCGCCACCGGCCCTACCGGAGGCAAGCTGCTCAAGCCCTCCAACAACGAAAAGCCCAAGACCATCAACTTCGTCTCCTGCGTTGGCTCCCGCGACGTCAATCACCACACCTACTGCTCGCGGGTGTGCTGCATGTACATGATAAAACAGGCCCGGCTCCTCAAGGAGAAGTACCCGGACCTCGACATCTACATGCACTTTATCGACGTGCGCACCGCTGGCAAGGACTACGACGAGTACTACACCGGCGCGCGGCGCATGGGCATCAACTTCCTCAAGGGCAAGGTCGGCTCCATCCAGACCCTCGACGACGACAAGATGCGCGTGGTGGCCTACGACATGGAGCACGGCGAGAACGTCGAGATCGAATCCGACATGGTCATCCTGGCCACGGCCATCGAGCAGACCGAGAGCGCCAAGGGCTTGGCCCAGAAGCTCGGCCTGCAGTTCGACGGTTCCGGCTTCTTCAAGGAAATGCACCCCAAGCTCGGACCGGTGGAGACCGCCACCCAGGGCATCTACCTGGCCGGCTGCTGCCAGGGCCCCAAGGACATCCCGGACACCGTTTCCCAGGCCAAGGGCGCTGCCGCCGCGGCCGCCGTTCCGCTGGCCCAGGGCAAGGTCAAGATCGAGCCGATCATCTCCGAGGTGCACGCCGAGAAGTGCTCCGGCTGCGGCATCTGCGTGCCGTTGTGCCCGTACTCGGCCATCTCCATGAAGACCTTCGCCGACAGGCCCCGCGCCGAGATCGACATCACCCAGTGCAAGGGGTGCGGCGTGTGCACGGCCACCTGTCCCAGCGCTGCCATCGTGCTGCACGGCTACGAGGAAGAACAGATCATGGCCCAGATCGCGGCCCTGACCAGCTAG
- a CDS encoding CoB--CoM heterodisulfide reductase iron-sulfur subunit B family protein produces MENYGLFLGCNIPFKAPDIEQSFRKALPALGIGLEDLEGASCCPAWGTAPSFDKPTWCAVSGRNITLAEDRGIDLVTGCNSCYGILSEAKHFMDAHPELKKKANELLAHAGREYKGTSEIYHVSQVLHEMVGPEKIKQNIKYDLEGLKVAVQPGCHQLWPSDAYKIKEDNPYEPTQLRELAEALGASAPHYSRLSSCCGMGGMRTADVEKSLGLFAEKMRSIIEELDPDIIVTTCSSCFLQFDMSQPILQERGLIPKSVPVFYYTQLLALAMGFDPKEVAAISKTPREDIIKEIQSEKRLVKEVA; encoded by the coding sequence ATGGAAAACTACGGACTCTTCCTGGGGTGCAACATCCCCTTCAAGGCTCCTGACATAGAGCAGTCCTTCCGCAAGGCCCTGCCCGCCCTGGGCATCGGCCTGGAAGACCTGGAGGGTGCCTCCTGCTGCCCCGCCTGGGGTACCGCGCCCTCCTTCGACAAGCCCACCTGGTGCGCCGTCTCGGGCCGCAACATCACCCTGGCCGAGGACAGGGGCATCGACTTGGTGACTGGCTGCAACTCCTGCTACGGCATCCTCTCGGAAGCCAAGCACTTCATGGACGCCCACCCCGAGCTGAAGAAGAAGGCCAACGAACTGCTGGCCCACGCCGGGCGGGAGTACAAAGGCACCTCGGAGATCTACCACGTCTCCCAGGTGCTGCATGAAATGGTGGGGCCCGAGAAGATCAAGCAGAACATCAAGTACGACCTGGAAGGCCTGAAGGTCGCGGTGCAGCCCGGCTGCCACCAGCTCTGGCCCTCCGATGCCTACAAGATCAAAGAGGACAACCCCTACGAGCCCACCCAGCTCCGCGAGCTGGCCGAGGCCCTGGGCGCCAGCGCGCCGCACTACTCGCGTCTGTCCTCCTGCTGCGGCATGGGCGGCATGCGCACCGCGGACGTGGAGAAGTCCCTGGGGCTGTTCGCCGAGAAGATGCGTTCCATCATCGAGGAGCTGGATCCGGACATCATCGTCACCACCTGTTCCTCCTGCTTCCTGCAGTTCGATATGTCCCAGCCCATCCTCCAGGAGCGCGGGCTGATCCCCAAGTCCGTGCCGGTGTTCTACTACACCCAGCTCCTGGCCCTGGCCATGGGCTTCGACCCCAAGGAAGTGGCGGCCATTTCCAAGACGCCGCGCGAGGACATCATCAAGGAGATCCAGAGCGAGAAGCGCCTGGTGAAGGAGGTCGCCTAG
- a CDS encoding 4Fe-4S dicluster domain-containing protein → MAIQLSKDKIDEAINTIIEYGGDGIQRCVQCGACSSVCPGVQAGFPVLCRLLIKKLQDGLLEDIIEEQSSWGCQNCNRCTEVCPQGVRPQEVVIAFRRYQANELAFSTSTVSAQMQLHDIGHAVFTEAGELREGVGLPGKAPTSAYNEKAQEEIQAILDNSPMAELGLF, encoded by the coding sequence ATGGCGATTCAGCTGTCCAAGGATAAAATCGACGAGGCCATCAACACCATCATCGAATACGGTGGCGACGGCATCCAGCGCTGCGTGCAGTGCGGTGCCTGCTCCTCGGTCTGCCCCGGCGTGCAGGCCGGTTTCCCCGTGCTCTGCCGCCTGCTGATCAAGAAGCTGCAGGACGGGCTGCTGGAGGACATCATCGAGGAGCAGTCCTCTTGGGGGTGCCAGAACTGCAACCGCTGCACCGAGGTCTGCCCGCAGGGCGTGCGGCCGCAGGAAGTGGTCATCGCCTTCCGCCGCTACCAGGCCAATGAACTGGCCTTCTCCACCTCCACCGTTTCCGCGCAGATGCAGCTGCACGACATCGGCCACGCCGTCTTCACCGAGGCAGGCGAGCTGCGTGAGGGCGTGGGACTTCCCGGCAAGGCGCCCACCTCGGCGTACAACGAGAAGGCCCAAGAGGAGATTCAGGCCATCCTGGACAACAGCCCCATGGCCGAGCTGGGGCTCTTCTAA
- a CDS encoding 2-hydroxyacid dehydrogenase, whose product MRIAFFSTKSHDRDFFDQANQEFDHQLDYFEPRLLPETARLAEGYEGVCCFVNDRLDADILQTLHGGGTRLVALRCAGFNNVDLTKAGELGMTVMRVPDYSPHAVAEHTVGLVLALDRKIHRSFNRVREKNFSLEGLLGFDLHGKTVGVIGTGKIGTVMCRIMRGFGCSVLAHSRSERDDVKDMGVGYVPLKDLLSRSDIVSLHLPLTPKTHHLVDEKALSGMKRGAMLVNTSRGKLVDTEAAIEALKSGSLGGMAIDVYEEESDIFYQDLSGKVIDDDLLTRLLIMPNVIVTGHQAFFTEEAMESISRITLQNISDFEAGKAEDSGNTVSAEKHTK is encoded by the coding sequence ATGCGCATCGCCTTTTTCAGCACCAAGAGCCACGATCGCGATTTCTTTGACCAGGCCAACCAGGAGTTCGACCACCAACTCGATTATTTCGAACCCCGGCTGCTGCCGGAAACGGCCCGTCTGGCCGAGGGATACGAAGGGGTTTGCTGCTTTGTGAACGACCGCCTGGACGCGGACATCCTGCAGACCCTTCACGGCGGCGGCACCCGGCTGGTGGCCCTGCGGTGTGCCGGGTTCAACAACGTGGACCTGACCAAGGCCGGAGAACTGGGCATGACGGTGATGCGGGTGCCGGACTACTCCCCCCACGCCGTGGCCGAGCACACAGTGGGTCTGGTCCTGGCCCTGGACCGCAAAATCCACCGCTCCTTCAACCGGGTGCGGGAAAAGAATTTCTCCCTGGAGGGGCTGCTTGGCTTCGACCTGCACGGCAAGACCGTGGGCGTCATCGGCACGGGCAAGATAGGCACGGTCATGTGCCGCATCATGCGGGGTTTCGGTTGTTCCGTACTGGCCCATTCCCGTTCGGAGCGGGACGACGTGAAGGATATGGGAGTGGGGTACGTGCCCCTCAAGGACCTCTTGTCCCGCTCGGATATCGTCTCCCTGCACCTTCCCCTCACTCCCAAGACGCATCACCTCGTCGACGAGAAGGCCCTCTCGGGCATGAAGCGCGGAGCCATGCTGGTCAACACCAGTCGGGGCAAGCTGGTGGACACCGAGGCCGCCATCGAGGCCCTCAAATCGGGAAGCCTGGGGGGCATGGCCATCGACGTCTACGAGGAGGAGTCGGATATCTTCTACCAGGACCTGTCCGGCAAGGTCATCGACGACGATCTCCTGACCCGGTTGCTCATCATGCCCAACGTCATTGTCACCGGGCACCAAGCCTTCTTCACCGAGGAGGCCATGGAGTCCATCAGCCGCATCACGCTGCAAAACATCTCGGACTTCGAGGCGGGCAAGGCAGAGGATTCGGGCAACACCGTCTCTGCGGAAAAGCACACCAAATAA